The proteins below come from a single Miscanthus floridulus cultivar M001 chromosome 1, ASM1932011v1, whole genome shotgun sequence genomic window:
- the LOC136452091 gene encoding peroxidase 45-like translates to MDPGFTSQLNGTCSSGPNAFAFLDPSPVGFDNTFYQNMQVVKGLLGSDQVLYSDMRSRNTVEYYASNQGAFFGDFMTTMTKLGRIRVKTPAIDGEIRRDCRFLN, encoded by the coding sequence atggaccctggCTTCACGTCGCAGCTGAACGGCACCTGTAGCTCCGGCCCCAACGCCTtcgccttcctcgacccctcgccggtggGCTTCGACAACACCTTCTATCAAAACATGCAGGTCGTCAAGGGCCTCTTGGGCTCCGACCAGGTGCTCTACTCCGACATGAGGTCGCGCAACACGGTCGAGTACTACGCATCCaaccagggtgccttcttcggCGATTTCATGACGacgatgaccaagctcgggaggatcAGGGTCAAGACGCCGGCCATCGACGGCGAGATACGCCGGGATTGCCGCTTCCTgaactag